One region of Maribacter dokdonensis DSW-8 genomic DNA includes:
- a CDS encoding ArsR/SmtB family transcription factor, producing the protein MELKQVEKISKALSDVNRLKILQYMQKNQGKVECTKACNLLDLSQPSISHHIKRLVEAELINQHKIGRNYHYSLNHEVWDNYMLRLKQL; encoded by the coding sequence ATGGAGCTAAAACAAGTGGAGAAAATATCTAAAGCATTAAGTGATGTAAATCGTTTAAAAATACTGCAGTATATGCAGAAAAATCAAGGCAAGGTTGAATGCACCAAAGCGTGTAACCTGCTGGATTTAAGTCAACCTTCCATCAGTCATCATATAAAAAGGTTGGTTGAGGCAGAACTCATCAATCAGCATAAAATAGGACGTAATTATCACTATTCCTTAAATCATGAAGTTTGGGATAATTACATGTTACGACTGAAGCAACTGTAG
- a CDS encoding carbon-nitrogen hydrolase family protein yields MAQIAPVWLNKSATIDRIKEYIIKAAKDSCELVVFGEALLPGYPFWVSMTNGAKFDSKVQKEIHAHYVKNSVQIEAGELDDICALAKQHKIAIYLGLMERAQNRGGHSIYCSLAYIDNQGEIKSVHRKLQPTYEERLTWAPGDGNGLQVHDLKNFSVGGLNCWENWMPLPRATLYGLGENLHIAVWPGSDYNTADITRFIARESRSFVVSVSSLMSKTDFPDDTPHLNAILENCPETLANGGSCIAGPDGEWILPPVIDKEGLITTTIDFNRVLEERQNFDPVGHYSRPDVTKLSVNRERQSTIEIKD; encoded by the coding sequence ATGGCACAAATAGCACCGGTTTGGCTCAACAAATCTGCTACTATTGATAGAATTAAGGAATATATTATAAAGGCGGCCAAAGACAGTTGTGAGCTCGTTGTCTTTGGTGAGGCATTGTTACCGGGTTATCCTTTTTGGGTTTCTATGACCAATGGTGCAAAATTCGATTCTAAAGTTCAGAAAGAGATTCATGCGCATTACGTTAAAAATTCGGTTCAAATTGAGGCTGGAGAATTAGATGACATCTGTGCGCTTGCGAAACAACATAAGATTGCCATCTACTTAGGTCTCATGGAACGAGCACAAAACAGAGGCGGTCATAGTATTTACTGCTCCCTTGCATATATTGACAACCAGGGCGAAATAAAATCGGTTCACAGAAAATTACAGCCTACCTACGAAGAGCGGTTGACATGGGCACCGGGTGATGGTAACGGATTACAAGTACATGATCTTAAGAACTTTAGTGTTGGCGGATTAAACTGTTGGGAGAACTGGATGCCCTTGCCTAGAGCTACCCTGTACGGATTGGGAGAAAACTTACACATTGCCGTTTGGCCCGGATCGGATTACAATACCGCCGATATCACCAGGTTCATTGCACGAGAATCCAGGTCTTTTGTAGTTTCTGTATCTAGCTTAATGAGCAAAACCGATTTTCCAGATGACACTCCACATTTAAACGCCATTCTTGAAAATTGCCCGGAAACATTGGCAAACGGTGGTTCTTGTATTGCCGGACCGGATGGGGAATGGATTTTACCTCCTGTAATTGATAAAGAGGGATTGATCACAACAACTATAGATTTCAACAGGGTTTTAGAAGAACGTCAGAATTTTGATCCCGTAGGGCACTATTCTAGACCAGATGTCACTAAACTTTCCGTGAACAGAGAAAGACAGTCTACCATAGAAATCAAGGATTAA
- a CDS encoding AraC family transcriptional regulator, protein MKSALQKSPIPKHHAYLARMLKEPVFDPHWHFHSEHQLFLVLKGSGTRFIGDSVKSYIAGDITFIGPDLPHLWRSENEEEQEMNIAWSEGIVIYFHKDFLGKNLLQSNEAIRLRNVFHKSLRGIEFTHKTAATLKTMMIDLVAMTGFDGVLQLLKILNFISTTNEFNLLASAGYTNTLREADTERMFKVYAFVMKNFKQKIFLTDLAKLTNMTPTSFSRYFKQHANKPFSDFVSEIRIGHACKLLIEKKMNVSQACYQSGYQTLSNFNKQFKHITKLTPLAYKKKYEIY, encoded by the coding sequence ATGAAATCTGCTCTACAAAAATCACCGATTCCCAAGCATCATGCCTATTTAGCTAGAATGCTTAAAGAGCCTGTTTTTGATCCTCATTGGCATTTTCATTCAGAACATCAGCTTTTTCTAGTTCTAAAAGGTAGTGGCACAAGATTTATTGGCGATAGCGTTAAATCATATATTGCTGGTGATATCACTTTTATAGGTCCTGACCTTCCACATCTTTGGCGTAGTGAAAATGAGGAAGAGCAAGAAATGAACATTGCTTGGTCTGAAGGGATCGTCATTTATTTTCATAAAGATTTTTTAGGAAAAAATCTTTTGCAGAGCAATGAAGCCATACGTTTACGAAATGTTTTCCATAAAAGTCTACGGGGAATTGAGTTTACCCATAAGACCGCTGCAACCTTAAAAACAATGATGATTGACCTTGTAGCCATGACCGGGTTTGATGGTGTGCTACAATTACTAAAAATTTTAAATTTTATAAGTACAACCAACGAATTTAATCTTTTGGCCAGCGCTGGTTATACCAACACCCTAAGGGAAGCAGATACGGAACGTATGTTCAAAGTGTATGCTTTTGTCATGAAAAACTTTAAGCAAAAAATATTCTTGACAGATTTAGCCAAACTAACGAATATGACCCCTACATCATTCAGTAGATATTTTAAGCAACACGCTAATAAACCTTTTTCAGATTTTGTAAGTGAAATTAGAATTGGTCATGCTTGTAAACTTTTAATCGAGAAGAAAATGAATGTTTCACAAGCTTGTTATCAAAGCGGATATCAAACGCTTTCAAATTTCAACAAACAATTTAAGCATATCACTAAATTAACCCCTTTGGCATACAAAAAGAAATACGAGATATACTAA
- a CDS encoding peroxiredoxin-like family protein: MQKLREQTDAKIAFGRQKNPEFMKGVDEIIEEAKAFEKGKNALKVGEQAPNFELPDALGNQIKLSGLLDNGAVVVTFYRGSWCPYCNLQLRALQAKLPEIQSLGATLIAISPEVPDASMTKNEISEMDFTVLSDQDAKVASKYGVAWEVPEFLLDHMRVDRNLDLKQINNGNGTVLPIPATFIVGTDGAIQWSYVNVDYRTRSEPDEIVEALKSIS; encoded by the coding sequence ATGCAAAAACTAAGAGAACAGACCGATGCTAAAATAGCTTTTGGCAGACAAAAAAATCCTGAATTCATGAAAGGCGTCGATGAGATCATCGAAGAAGCAAAGGCTTTTGAAAAAGGTAAGAATGCGCTAAAGGTAGGAGAACAAGCTCCAAATTTTGAGTTACCGGATGCTTTAGGCAATCAAATAAAATTATCCGGTTTATTGGATAACGGTGCGGTAGTAGTCACTTTTTATCGTGGTAGCTGGTGCCCATACTGCAACTTACAATTACGTGCATTACAAGCTAAGCTACCGGAAATTCAATCTCTTGGTGCTACGCTGATCGCCATTAGTCCAGAAGTTCCAGATGCATCAATGACCAAGAATGAAATTAGTGAGATGGATTTTACAGTTTTGTCTGACCAAGATGCAAAAGTAGCGTCTAAGTACGGCGTAGCTTGGGAAGTACCAGAATTTCTTTTGGACCATATGCGCGTTGACCGAAATCTTGATCTAAAACAAATAAACAACGGAAATGGAACGGTATTGCCAATACCTGCTACCTTTATTGTTGGCACAGACGGTGCAATTCAATGGAGCTACGTTAACGTTGATTACCGCACACGTTCAGAGCCAGACGAAATTGTTGAAGCTTTAAAAAGTATCTCTTAA
- a CDS encoding NAD(P)/FAD-dependent oxidoreductase → MIRNVQLRLTLKEEATPNGLQIRTAQYLGLEEGSFTLKVLRKSIDARKPKIVFNYKLAVYINEPAPNDTLHFEYKDVSNAKPIHIVGFGPAGMWAALRCLEMGYKPIVLERGNNVKDRRRDLKAINQDHQVNPESNYCFGEGGAGTYSDGKLYTRSLKRGDVRRIFESLVFHGATDQILVDAHPHIGTNKLPKIVQNIREVIQQHGGELHFNTKVTDFVIKDNTLKAIVLNDNNEMAVDRVILATGHSARDIFDLLHKKDIALQAKSFAMGVRVEHPQHIIDSIQYHCSGDRSELLPAASYSLVEQVKERGVYSFCMCPGGFIVPAATSPGEVVVNGMSPSKRNNLYANSGIVVEINVDKDIPKYEKFGALKGLEYQKNLERLAFTSGGRTQTAPAQRLTDFVEGNLSVDLNPTSYQPGLNSAPLHSLLPKLIGSRLRQGFKAFGDKMHGYYTAEANIVGVESRTSSPVSIPRNEKLEHPVIKGLFPCGEGGGYAGGIVSAAMDGERCAEAAMAGL, encoded by the coding sequence ATGATTAGAAATGTACAGCTAAGGTTAACTTTAAAGGAAGAAGCAACCCCAAACGGATTACAAATTCGTACAGCGCAATATCTTGGACTCGAAGAAGGGTCGTTTACCCTTAAAGTCTTACGTAAATCCATTGATGCTCGTAAACCTAAAATTGTATTCAATTACAAATTGGCGGTATACATTAATGAACCTGCACCAAACGATACATTGCATTTTGAATATAAAGATGTATCAAATGCCAAACCCATACATATTGTAGGATTTGGACCTGCAGGTATGTGGGCGGCATTACGTTGTTTAGAAATGGGTTACAAGCCTATTGTTTTGGAACGTGGAAACAATGTAAAAGATAGAAGACGAGATTTAAAAGCCATTAATCAAGACCATCAGGTAAACCCTGAGAGTAATTACTGTTTTGGTGAAGGTGGCGCAGGTACGTATTCTGACGGAAAACTATACACCCGTAGTCTTAAACGTGGCGATGTACGTCGCATATTCGAAAGTTTGGTATTTCATGGTGCAACAGACCAAATATTGGTAGATGCACATCCGCATATAGGAACCAATAAACTCCCAAAAATTGTACAGAATATTCGTGAAGTTATACAGCAGCACGGTGGTGAATTACATTTTAATACCAAGGTGACCGATTTTGTTATCAAGGACAATACATTAAAAGCCATTGTTTTAAATGACAATAATGAAATGGCCGTGGATCGCGTAATATTGGCTACGGGACATTCCGCTCGTGACATTTTTGACTTATTACATAAAAAAGATATTGCGCTACAAGCAAAATCATTTGCCATGGGCGTGCGTGTAGAGCATCCGCAACATATTATAGACAGTATTCAATACCACTGCTCTGGTGACCGAAGCGAATTGTTACCTGCAGCTTCTTATAGTTTAGTGGAACAAGTGAAGGAACGTGGCGTGTATTCGTTCTGTATGTGCCCTGGCGGATTCATTGTGCCTGCTGCCACTTCCCCTGGCGAGGTGGTTGTAAACGGCATGTCACCATCAAAACGAAATAACCTATATGCCAATTCCGGTATCGTAGTGGAAATTAATGTGGATAAAGATATTCCTAAATATGAGAAATTCGGGGCTTTGAAAGGATTGGAATATCAAAAGAATTTAGAGCGACTGGCATTCACTTCTGGCGGAAGAACGCAAACTGCCCCAGCTCAGCGATTGACCGATTTTGTGGAAGGAAACTTATCCGTAGATCTTAATCCTACCTCGTACCAACCCGGATTAAACTCCGCTCCCCTACACTCCCTGTTACCTAAACTTATTGGTAGTAGATTGCGACAAGGCTTTAAAGCTTTTGGTGATAAAATGCATGGTTATTACACGGCCGAAGCAAATATTGTGGGCGTGGAATCCAGAACCTCATCACCTGTGAGCATCCCTAGAAACGAAAAACTGGAACACCCAGTAATCAAAGGACTTTTCCCATGTGGTGAAGGTGGTGGCTATGCCGGTGGAATTGTTTCTGCAGCAATGGATGGCGAAAGATGTGCCGAAGCTGCTATGGCAGGGTTGTAA
- a CDS encoding potassium/proton antiporter has protein sequence MNLTIENILLVGSILLFISIIVGKTSYKFGVPTLILFLAIGMLAGSDGIGGIQFDDPKLAQFIGIVSLNFILFSGGLDTNWNAVKPILKEGLVLSTLGVLLTAVTLGTFVYYITDFTIYESMLLGSIVSSTDAAAVFSILRSKNLALKSNLRPTLELESGSNDPMAYVLTLAFLTLVINQDLSVLSIIPLFLQQMILGGIGGFVFGKLSEIIINKIKLGFEGLYPVLVIALMFITFSATDAVGGNGFLAIYICAVYLGNQDLIHKSTILKMFDGMAWLMQIVLFLTLGLLVFPSQILPYLGIGLLISVFLILVARPVSVLLSLMFFKMKLGRRFYISWVGLRGAVPIVFATYPLLAGIDKANIIFSIVFFISVSSVLIQGTTLSIFAKWLNVALPEEVKPIAENDRYILNLPKSAMEEVTVAPNSFAVEKRIIDLHFPRSAFIVMIKRNGKFVRPGGATVIEANDILVLLLDNEESLKEVNEILDQVVIA, from the coding sequence ATGAACCTTACCATAGAAAACATACTTCTTGTAGGCTCTATATTACTGTTTATCAGCATTATAGTCGGTAAAACTTCGTACAAATTCGGGGTACCTACATTGATTCTTTTCTTGGCTATAGGTATGCTTGCCGGATCTGATGGTATTGGCGGTATTCAGTTTGATGATCCTAAGCTTGCCCAATTTATTGGTATTGTCTCTCTTAACTTTATATTGTTTTCTGGTGGTTTAGATACCAATTGGAACGCTGTAAAACCTATTTTAAAAGAGGGACTTGTGCTATCTACCCTAGGGGTTTTGCTCACAGCGGTCACCCTTGGAACTTTCGTCTATTATATTACCGATTTTACCATATACGAAAGCATGTTGTTGGGCTCTATTGTATCTTCTACAGATGCCGCAGCGGTTTTCTCCATTTTACGTTCTAAAAATTTAGCTTTAAAAAGTAATCTAAGACCCACGTTAGAGCTTGAAAGTGGTAGTAACGACCCCATGGCTTATGTGCTTACTCTTGCTTTTTTGACCTTGGTCATTAATCAAGACCTGAGCGTTCTCTCTATCATTCCCTTGTTTTTACAACAAATGATATTGGGCGGCATTGGCGGTTTTGTATTTGGAAAGCTCAGTGAAATTATCATAAACAAAATTAAATTAGGCTTTGAAGGTTTGTACCCTGTACTGGTCATTGCCTTAATGTTCATAACCTTTTCCGCTACAGACGCTGTTGGCGGTAATGGCTTCTTGGCTATTTACATTTGTGCCGTGTATTTAGGCAATCAAGATTTAATACATAAGTCAACCATTTTAAAAATGTTCGATGGTATGGCTTGGCTAATGCAGATCGTATTGTTCTTGACCTTAGGCCTACTCGTTTTCCCTTCTCAGATTTTACCTTATTTAGGTATTGGTCTGCTTATATCGGTATTCTTAATTCTTGTGGCAAGGCCTGTAAGTGTTTTATTAAGCCTTATGTTCTTTAAAATGAAACTAGGGAGACGTTTCTATATCTCATGGGTGGGCTTACGTGGTGCAGTGCCTATCGTATTTGCAACTTATCCCCTATTGGCAGGCATTGATAAGGCCAATATTATATTTAGTATCGTATTCTTTATATCGGTTTCATCGGTTTTAATCCAAGGTACTACCCTATCTATTTTTGCCAAATGGCTTAATGTTGCTTTACCGGAGGAAGTAAAACCTATTGCAGAAAATGATAGATACATTCTTAATCTACCTAAATCCGCTATGGAAGAAGTTACGGTTGCTCCCAACAGTTTTGCTGTAGAAAAACGAATTATCGATTTACATTTTCCCAGGTCGGCTTTTATTGTCATGATAAAGAGAAATGGTAAATTTGTACGTCCGGGCGGTGCTACGGTGATTGAAGCAAATGATATTTTGGTTTTACTTCTAGATAATGAAGAAAGCTTAAAAGAAGTTAATGAAATACTGGACCAAGTAGTTATAGCGTAA
- a CDS encoding LLM class flavin-dependent oxidoreductase — MKNIKYSILDLAIVSEGTTLKDTFDHSLALAQAAEEVGYNRFWLAEHHNSIAIGSSATSVLMGYIAEGTKTIRVGSGGIMLPNHSPLIIAEQFGTLGILYPNRIDLGLGRAPGTDQLTAQAIRSDFFQAAQSFPLEVEKIQRYFSTENADAKVRVTLAEGVEVPLYILGSSTDSAHLAAKKGLPYAFASHFATNHLMNALQIYHQEFQPSKVLEKPYTMTGVNIIIADTDEEAERISTSLYKMIIGLLTGKRGYMQPPVPMTPDLRELSKNPSVQQMLKYSFIGSKETVKKQVQQFIADTQVDELIAVTNIYDGKDRIKSYRMFAEIMKELNGEKG, encoded by the coding sequence ATGAAAAATATTAAATATTCTATATTGGATTTGGCCATTGTATCAGAGGGTACAACGTTAAAAGATACTTTTGACCACTCTTTGGCATTGGCACAAGCTGCGGAAGAAGTGGGGTACAACCGATTTTGGTTGGCAGAGCATCATAATTCTATAGCTATTGGTAGTAGCGCCACGTCTGTATTAATGGGCTACATTGCCGAAGGAACAAAAACTATAAGAGTGGGGTCAGGTGGTATAATGCTACCAAATCATTCCCCATTGATAATTGCAGAGCAGTTTGGAACTTTAGGAATACTGTACCCAAATAGAATAGACCTAGGTTTGGGGCGTGCACCCGGAACCGATCAATTAACCGCCCAAGCCATACGGTCAGATTTTTTCCAAGCGGCACAGTCTTTTCCTTTAGAAGTGGAAAAAATTCAGCGCTATTTCTCTACTGAAAATGCAGATGCAAAAGTGCGTGTTACCTTGGCAGAAGGGGTAGAGGTACCTTTATACATTTTGGGTTCAAGCACGGATAGTGCACACTTAGCCGCCAAAAAAGGATTGCCATATGCATTTGCGAGTCACTTTGCAACGAATCATTTAATGAATGCCTTGCAAATTTACCATCAAGAGTTTCAGCCTTCTAAGGTTTTGGAGAAACCGTATACCATGACCGGCGTAAATATTATCATTGCGGATACAGATGAAGAAGCGGAACGCATTTCAACATCCCTTTATAAAATGATCATTGGTTTGTTGACAGGAAAAAGGGGCTATATGCAACCACCGGTACCCATGACTCCTGATTTACGTGAATTGAGTAAAAATCCGTCTGTACAGCAAATGTTGAAGTATTCCTTTATTGGTAGCAAAGAAACCGTTAAAAAACAAGTGCAACAGTTTATTGCCGATACCCAAGTAGACGAACTTATTGCGGTTACCAATATTTATGACGGTAAAGACCGCATAAAATCATACCGTATGTTTGCCGAGATTATGAAAGAATTGAATGGGGAGAAGGGATAA
- a CDS encoding alpha-ketoglutarate-dependent dioxygenase AlkB family protein — translation MKLFDIEVDHKKNLLPRDGTVHYFGKILNEEDAIHYLNVLLNKIEWKNDEAIIFGKKIITKRKVAWYGEKPYQYTYSKTTKLALPWTTELLELKSKVEQESGETFNSCLLNLYHDGSEGMAWHSDGEKDLKKNGAIASVSFGSERKFAFKHKETKEKVELVLEHGSLLIMKDATQTHWLHRLPPTTKSKTPRVNLTFRTIIEK, via the coding sequence ATGAAATTATTTGATATAGAGGTTGACCACAAGAAAAACCTACTTCCACGTGACGGAACGGTACATTACTTTGGTAAAATATTAAATGAGGAAGACGCTATACACTACCTAAATGTCTTGTTGAACAAAATAGAATGGAAGAATGATGAAGCCATCATCTTTGGCAAAAAGATCATAACGAAACGAAAAGTAGCATGGTATGGCGAAAAACCATATCAATATACCTACTCTAAAACCACTAAACTAGCCCTACCATGGACTACAGAGTTGCTTGAATTAAAATCTAAAGTAGAGCAAGAAAGTGGCGAAACCTTTAACTCTTGCCTATTAAACCTATATCATGATGGCAGCGAGGGCATGGCGTGGCATAGTGATGGAGAAAAAGACCTGAAAAAAAATGGCGCAATAGCTTCAGTCAGTTTTGGATCGGAGCGAAAATTTGCATTTAAACACAAAGAAACGAAAGAAAAGGTTGAACTCGTTTTAGAGCACGGTAGCCTTTTAATTATGAAAGATGCAACACAGACCCACTGGTTACATAGATTGCCACCCACTACAAAAAGTAAAACGCCAAGAGTAAACCTCACATTTAGAACCATCATTGAAAAATAA